In 'Nostoc azollae' 0708, the following are encoded in one genomic region:
- a CDS encoding PfaB family protein, whose translation MSIQENKTAKMVIVGMDALFGECDGLDAFERSIYDGKQHFIPLPEKRWLGVNEQAKLLQEYGLEAGQAPTGAYITDFEVDTLAYKIPPSEVDKINPQQTLLLKVCDRALKDGKIKPNGNVAVIVAADTELSVHQLQQRWNSSWQLKDGLNGAEISLPPEKISQLETIIKDSIHHQVELSEYLSYVGNIMASRISSLWNFSGPSFTISAVETATFKALELAEMLLATNEVDAVVVGAVDLAGGVENVLLRSQLGKLNTGINTLSFDQKADGWTVGEGAGAIVLQRHDTALQNNQRIYAVIDGIGIGQSPSMAIDATTINQVCQQAFQQAGIQPTEVNYLEVCGSGIPAEDQAEINGILQAYPPVRDGLHCAIGSVKANIGHTFVASGIASLIKTALSLYHRYIPGTPQWSGVKTPQVWEGSPFYVVTESRPWFSQREVKCRISAINSIGCDGSFSHVILSEETQQQERSSRYLESRPFHLLPIGADDQSSLFAALENLQQTIENSDSLKDIASQTFVKFQQHSQAKYTLSLTGRNQKELLKEINSAKKGVANAFENGKDWQTPIGSYFTPKPLGKDGEIAFVYPAAVNSYLGIGRTLFHLFPKAFDDVIVKSLYERAADVEKLVFPRSLSKLSTRQLETLEKKLFDDSLAMFEAEVLFTRLISTIITDDFQIKPKYIFGYSLGETSMMVAQGVWSNFYEVSNTFNSSALFGDRLSGPKNAVREHWGLPKVSETSDNNFWSNYVLMASPEQVRECLKNETRVYLTQINTSEEVLIAGGPAACKRVIKTLGCNAFPAPFDHVIHCQAMQSEFQELEKLYTLPAQTIPGITFYSAAEYQPTTLHSEQIAYNIAKGLCQQLDFPRLVNRVYADGAKIFIEAGAGGICSRWIDKNLGNQEHISVSLNRRGIDDHTSLVKALAKLLSHGVNLNLSPLYNLSPETAKKNKATLKKVTLGGNSITAAILSEENRQIFQKYPQLKQQQIIPNYREYKIINSLQPPVKITPNDIYSQPIFQPEKITMKTLMPNGLKPGDKLQSSELTGTETPSTQKTTHKIQMNDLKIAQYQKLSINNSKLTQAHTTFLEARQDFSQQMSKIIQLQLACAQNLLSEEK comes from the coding sequence ATGAGTATTCAAGAAAATAAGACCGCAAAAATGGTAATTGTCGGCATGGATGCCTTGTTTGGTGAATGTGATGGATTAGACGCTTTTGAAAGAAGTATTTACGATGGCAAACAGCATTTTATCCCCCTGCCAGAAAAAAGATGGCTTGGTGTTAATGAACAAGCAAAGCTACTGCAAGAGTATGGGTTAGAAGCAGGACAAGCACCAACAGGGGCGTATATTACAGATTTTGAAGTTGATACCTTAGCTTACAAAATTCCTCCCAGCGAAGTTGACAAAATCAACCCACAGCAGACTTTATTATTAAAAGTGTGCGATCGCGCCCTCAAAGATGGGAAAATTAAACCTAACGGTAATGTAGCGGTCATTGTCGCAGCAGACACAGAATTATCTGTACACCAGCTACAACAACGTTGGAACTCATCTTGGCAACTTAAAGACGGTTTGAATGGGGCAGAAATTTCTTTACCACCAGAAAAGATCAGCCAATTAGAAACCATCATCAAAGATAGTATTCACCATCAAGTAGAGCTTAGTGAATATCTCAGTTATGTTGGCAACATCATGGCCAGTCGCATTTCATCCCTATGGAATTTCTCTGGACCCTCCTTCACTATTAGTGCAGTAGAAACTGCCACTTTTAAAGCCTTAGAACTAGCAGAAATGCTACTAGCTACCAACGAAGTAGATGCAGTAGTAGTGGGTGCCGTTGACTTAGCAGGTGGTGTCGAAAACGTCTTACTCCGCAGTCAATTAGGAAAACTAAATACAGGTATCAATACCTTAAGTTTTGACCAAAAAGCCGACGGTTGGACAGTAGGAGAAGGTGCAGGTGCAATTGTCCTCCAGCGACATGATACAGCATTGCAAAATAATCAACGCATCTATGCAGTAATTGATGGCATCGGTATCGGTCAATCTCCCTCAATGGCCATAGATGCTACTACCATCAACCAAGTATGTCAACAAGCTTTTCAACAAGCAGGAATTCAACCGACAGAAGTCAACTATTTAGAAGTCTGCGGTAGTGGAATTCCCGCAGAAGACCAAGCCGAAATTAACGGTATCCTCCAAGCGTATCCCCCCGTTAGAGATGGTTTACACTGCGCCATTGGTAGCGTCAAAGCCAATATAGGTCATACCTTTGTCGCTTCAGGAATAGCTAGTTTAATTAAAACCGCACTAAGTCTTTACCACAGATATATTCCCGGAACTCCTCAATGGTCTGGTGTCAAAACACCGCAAGTATGGGAAGGTAGTCCCTTCTACGTCGTTACTGAATCCAGACCTTGGTTTTCACAAAGAGAAGTCAAATGTAGAATATCAGCCATTAATAGTATTGGCTGTGACGGCTCTTTTAGCCATGTTATCTTATCAGAGGAAACCCAACAACAAGAACGCAGCAGTAGATATTTAGAATCAAGACCTTTTCATCTGTTACCCATTGGCGCTGATGATCAATCTAGCTTATTTGCAGCACTGGAAAATTTGCAGCAAACAATTGAAAATTCTGATTCTCTCAAAGATATTGCTAGTCAAACATTTGTCAAATTTCAACAGCATTCTCAGGCAAAATACACACTCTCCCTCACTGGACGCAACCAAAAAGAATTACTCAAAGAAATTAACTCAGCTAAAAAAGGTGTAGCTAATGCCTTTGAAAACGGCAAAGATTGGCAAACTCCTATAGGCAGTTATTTTACACCTAAACCACTGGGTAAAGATGGAGAAATCGCCTTTGTTTATCCCGCTGCTGTAAATTCTTATCTCGGTATTGGTCGTACCCTCTTCCATCTATTTCCTAAAGCCTTTGATGATGTAATCGTCAAAAGTCTTTACGAACGTGCTGCGGATGTCGAAAAACTAGTATTTCCTAGAAGTCTGAGTAAATTATCAACTCGACAATTAGAAACCCTAGAAAAGAAATTGTTCGATGACTCTCTGGCCATGTTTGAAGCAGAAGTACTTTTTACCAGACTCATTTCCACAATTATCACCGATGATTTTCAAATCAAACCCAAATATATTTTTGGATATAGCTTAGGTGAAACTAGCATGATGGTTGCTCAAGGAGTATGGAGCAATTTTTATGAAGTAAGTAACACCTTTAACTCATCAGCTTTGTTTGGAGATAGATTATCAGGTCCCAAAAATGCTGTGCGTGAGCATTGGGGACTACCAAAAGTTTCTGAGACTTCAGACAATAATTTCTGGAGCAATTACGTTCTCATGGCCAGTCCAGAACAGGTCAGAGAGTGTTTAAAAAATGAAACTCGCGTCTACCTAACACAGATTAATACATCAGAAGAAGTATTAATTGCCGGTGGACCAGCAGCTTGTAAGCGCGTCATTAAAACTCTTGGTTGTAACGCTTTTCCTGCACCTTTTGATCATGTAATTCATTGTCAAGCAATGCAATCAGAATTTCAAGAACTGGAAAAACTCTACACCTTACCAGCGCAAACAATCCCCGGTATTACTTTTTATTCTGCTGCTGAATATCAACCAACCACACTTCATAGTGAACAGATTGCTTACAACATTGCCAAAGGATTATGTCAGCAACTCGACTTTCCCCGCTTAGTTAATCGCGTCTACGCTGACGGAGCAAAAATCTTTATTGAAGCAGGTGCTGGTGGTATTTGTTCCCGCTGGATAGATAAAAATCTGGGCAATCAAGAACACATCAGTGTATCCCTCAACCGACGCGGAATAGATGATCATACTTCACTGGTTAAAGCACTGGCAAAATTGCTTAGTCATGGAGTGAATTTGAACTTATCTCCACTGTATAATCTATCTCCAGAAACTGCAAAGAAAAATAAAGCAACTCTGAAGAAAGTTACGTTAGGTGGTAATTCCATAACTGCGGCAATTTTGAGTGAAGAGAACCGTCAGATTTTCCAGAAATATCCTCAGTTAAAGCAACAGCAAATAATTCCTAATTACCGAGAGTATAAAATTATCAATTCCCTACAACCTCCGGTAAAAATTACTCCTAACGATATTTACTCTCAACCAATTTTTCAACCAGAAAAAATAACCATGAAAACGCTCATGCCTAACGGTTTGAAACCAGGAGATAAACTACAATCTTCTGAGTTAACTGGCACTGAAACCCCATCAACTCAAAAAACTACTCACAAAATCCAGATGAATGATTTAAAAATAGCTCAGTATCAAAAACTGAGTATAAATAATTCAAAATTAACACAAGCTCATACCACCTTCCTAGAAGCTAGACAGGATTTTAGTCAACAAATGAGTAAAATAATTCAACTGCAATTAGCTTGCGCTCAAAACTTACTCAGCGAAGAGAAATAA
- a CDS encoding SDR family NAD(P)-dependent oxidoreductase gives MKIKDQEQYKRTALITGSASGIGYELACIFASKNYNLVLIDRNELKLLEIASDFQIEYTISVITIVKDLSISTSPEEIFAELKQVGVQVDVLVNNAGFGTYGLFNETSLKNELEMLQVNLVCLTHLTKLFLKDMVVRGKGKILNVASAAAFQPGPLMAVYFATKAYVLSFSEAIANELEGTGVTVTVLCPGSTVSAFHERTGMADSKLVKGQKMMDAETVALIGYDALIRGKTIVIPGLLNKILAKSVRFFPRNLVTRIVRTMQEDK, from the coding sequence ATGAAAATAAAAGATCAAGAACAGTATAAGAGAACTGCTCTGATTACTGGTTCTGCCAGTGGAATAGGCTACGAGTTAGCCTGTATTTTTGCTTCCAAAAATTACAATCTCGTATTGATAGATAGAAATGAGTTAAAACTTCTAGAAATAGCTTCTGATTTCCAGATAGAATATACTATTTCCGTGATAACTATTGTTAAAGATTTATCTATATCCACATCTCCTGAAGAAATTTTTGCTGAATTAAAACAAGTGGGTGTTCAAGTTGATGTCTTGGTGAATAATGCCGGATTTGGAACTTATGGTTTATTCAATGAAACCAGTCTCAAGAATGAATTAGAAATGTTACAGGTAAATTTAGTTTGTCTAACCCATTTAACTAAGTTATTCCTCAAGGACATGGTGGTGCGGGGTAAGGGAAAAATCTTAAATGTTGCTTCGGCTGCTGCTTTTCAACCAGGCCCTTTAATGGCGGTTTATTTTGCGACCAAAGCCTATGTTTTATCGTTTTCTGAAGCTATTGCTAATGAGTTAGAAGGGACAGGTGTGACGGTGACTGTTCTTTGTCCAGGCTCAACAGTTTCTGCGTTTCATGAACGCACAGGAATGGCAGATTCTAAGCTAGTTAAGGGTCAAAAAATGATGGATGCTGAAACTGTGGCTCTAATTGGTTATGATGCTTTAATCCGTGGAAAGACGATTGTTATTCCCGGACTTTTAAATAAAATTCTGGCAAAAAGTGTCAGATTTTTTCCTAGAAACCTCGTGACAAGAATTGTCAGAACTATGCAGGAAGATAAATAA
- a CDS encoding thioester reductase domain-containing protein: MNLRPAYTAEDIKALMVSNLAEFIGVTPEEIDVQEHLENYGLDSAQAMIIISKLEQLLGFKPSPVLLWHYPTIAALSQRLSEEVPGESQLQDTPSGRVSTVNIAPPFLDLGAEAVLDPTIQPVGNAAVSVSNPKNIFLTGGTGYLGAFVIKEILAETQAIIYCLVRAADVAEGKSKLEKNLQQYAIWDDKYSSRIIPIVGDLAQPILGIGAEEFENLAANIDVIYHSAALLNYVYPYSALKAANVLGTQEVLRLACKTKVKPLHYVSSVAVFESTAYAGQVVKEQDDFHDWQGIFLGYSQTKWVAEKLVKIASDRGVPVTIYRPPLISGDSKTGICNTHDFINLMIKGCLQMGYFPDVDYMLDMSPVDYVSKAVVYLSRQETSIGKAFHLQHPQPASLKSLVEWIRTFGFSLEMIPYQQWQAELINNVTSQENPLYTLRPFLLERWSDEKITIPDLYLQARRPIISCEETLKALKETSIICPPIDSQLLITYTSYLMQTGFLSLG; the protein is encoded by the coding sequence ATGAATTTAAGACCTGCTTATACTGCTGAAGATATTAAAGCACTCATGGTCTCTAATCTGGCTGAATTTATCGGAGTTACACCAGAAGAAATTGACGTTCAAGAACATTTAGAGAACTATGGTTTGGACTCAGCCCAAGCTATGATTATTATCAGTAAATTGGAGCAATTACTAGGTTTTAAACCCTCTCCAGTTTTACTTTGGCATTACCCAACTATTGCTGCACTTTCTCAACGTTTATCTGAAGAAGTACCAGGAGAATCCCAGTTACAAGATACACCATCTGGAAGAGTTAGCACTGTAAATATTGCTCCTCCTTTCCTAGATTTAGGTGCTGAAGCTGTACTTGACCCCACTATTCAACCAGTTGGTAATGCTGCTGTTTCTGTCAGCAATCCCAAAAACATCTTTTTAACTGGCGGAACAGGTTATTTAGGTGCTTTTGTAATTAAGGAAATCTTAGCAGAAACCCAAGCAATTATCTATTGTTTGGTGCGTGCTGCTGATGTTGCCGAAGGTAAGAGCAAGTTAGAAAAAAATCTCCAACAGTATGCAATTTGGGATGATAAATATAGTTCCCGAATTATCCCCATTGTTGGTGATTTAGCACAGCCAATTTTAGGTATTGGTGCAGAAGAGTTTGAAAATCTAGCTGCTAATATTGATGTTATCTATCATAGTGCTGCTTTGCTGAATTATGTTTATCCTTATTCAGCCTTAAAAGCAGCTAATGTTTTAGGAACTCAGGAAGTTTTGCGTTTAGCTTGTAAAACCAAAGTTAAGCCTTTACATTATGTTTCTAGTGTTGCTGTTTTTGAGTCAACTGCGTATGCTGGTCAGGTTGTTAAAGAACAGGATGATTTTCATGATTGGCAAGGAATATTCCTTGGTTACTCTCAAACTAAATGGGTAGCAGAAAAGTTAGTGAAAATTGCCAGTGACCGAGGAGTTCCTGTTACTATCTATAGACCACCATTGATTTCTGGAGATAGCAAGACAGGTATTTGTAATACCCATGATTTTATTAATTTGATGATCAAAGGCTGTCTACAAATGGGATATTTCCCTGATGTAGATTATATGTTAGATATGTCTCCTGTAGACTATGTGAGCAAAGCTGTTGTTTATCTATCACGTCAGGAAACATCAATTGGTAAGGCATTCCATCTACAACATCCCCAACCAGCTTCTTTAAAATCCCTGGTGGAATGGATACGCACTTTTGGCTTTTCACTGGAGATGATTCCTTACCAACAATGGCAAGCAGAGTTAATCAATAATGTGACTTCTCAAGAAAATCCTTTATACACTCTGCGACCATTTTTATTAGAGCGTTGGTCTGATGAAAAAATCACCATTCCTGATTTGTATTTACAAGCTAGAAGACCAATCATTAGCTGTGAAGAAACTCTCAAAGCATTGAAAGAGACTTCCATAATTTGTCCTCCAATTGATTCTCAATTATTAATCACTTACACTTCTTATTTAATGCAGACAGGTTTCCTCAGTCTTGGATAA
- a CDS encoding PfaD family polyunsaturated fatty acid/polyketide biosynthesis protein has translation MTTLDTVLNKHGNGLSFSTFSNHQNQIWRGSLDCIAFEQNAIKDKLLSLDKPCYIVRVADNIGVTNDGYLTPADNASSAQVELLISLPPLQLQQFGDPNFLTVHAVQYAYMTGAMAGGIASEEMVIAVGKQKLLSSYGAGGLTPDRIETAINRIQEALPHGPYAFNLIHSPNEPAIEHRAVELYLKYQVRTVEASAFLDLTPNIVYYRVAGLGLNANSQIEIKNKVIAKISRREVATKFLQPAPVRILKDLIQQGLVTELQANLASQVPMADDITVEADSGGHTDNRPLVCLLPSIISLRDEIQAQYQYEKPIRIGVAGGIGTPESALAAFMMGAAYIVTGSINQSCIESGACDYTKKLLAQAEMADMMMAPAADMFEMGVKLQVLKRGTMFPMRAQKLYELYRTYDSIEDIPLAEREKLEKQIFRRKIAEVWEGTAAYLSQKNPEKLGKAVNNPKLKMALIFRWYLGLSSRWSSTGEKGREVDYQIWCGPAMGGFNDWVRGSYLAEPQNRHVVDVAHHIMLGTAFLYRIQNLKVQSLQIPNNYSQYRPLRSTLEM, from the coding sequence TTGACAACACTCGATACGGTACTAAATAAACATGGTAATGGACTTAGCTTTTCCACATTCTCCAACCATCAGAACCAAATTTGGAGAGGTTCATTAGATTGTATAGCATTTGAACAAAATGCCATTAAAGATAAATTACTCTCATTAGATAAACCGTGTTATATAGTTAGAGTAGCAGATAACATAGGCGTTACTAACGATGGTTATTTAACACCTGCTGACAACGCTTCATCAGCACAAGTAGAACTACTAATATCACTTCCACCTTTACAACTGCAACAATTTGGCGACCCCAACTTTCTGACAGTTCATGCTGTCCAATATGCCTATATGACTGGTGCAATGGCAGGTGGTATTGCTTCCGAAGAAATGGTAATTGCAGTAGGAAAACAAAAACTTTTAAGTTCTTATGGTGCAGGTGGTTTAACTCCAGACCGGATAGAAACCGCTATTAATCGCATTCAAGAAGCCTTACCTCATGGACCTTATGCTTTTAATTTAATTCATAGTCCTAACGAACCAGCAATAGAACACCGCGCCGTAGAATTATATCTCAAATATCAGGTAAGAACAGTAGAAGCATCTGCATTTTTAGACTTAACTCCTAACATCGTTTATTATCGAGTGGCTGGACTAGGTTTAAATGCAAATAGTCAAATCGAAATCAAAAATAAAGTCATTGCTAAAATCTCCCGTCGTGAAGTTGCAACTAAATTCTTGCAACCAGCACCCGTTAGAATTCTCAAAGATTTAATTCAGCAAGGACTAGTTACTGAATTACAAGCAAATCTAGCCAGTCAAGTCCCAATGGCCGATGATATTACCGTAGAAGCTGATTCTGGTGGTCATACGGATAATCGTCCCTTGGTGTGTTTGCTCCCTTCGATAATTAGTTTACGGGATGAAATTCAAGCACAATATCAATATGAAAAACCCATAAGAATTGGAGTAGCTGGAGGAATTGGTACACCAGAATCAGCCTTAGCAGCTTTTATGATGGGTGCTGCCTATATCGTTACTGGTTCAATTAATCAATCATGCATTGAATCGGGAGCTTGTGACTACACAAAAAAATTATTAGCTCAAGCAGAAATGGCAGATATGATGATGGCTCCAGCAGCAGATATGTTTGAAATGGGAGTCAAATTGCAAGTTCTCAAACGCGGAACAATGTTTCCCATGCGGGCGCAGAAACTATATGAATTATACCGCACTTATGACTCAATTGAAGATATTCCCTTAGCCGAAAGAGAGAAGTTAGAAAAACAAATCTTCCGTAGGAAGATCGCCGAAGTTTGGGAAGGAACAGCTGCTTATTTATCCCAAAAAAATCCTGAGAAATTGGGTAAAGCGGTCAATAATCCTAAATTAAAAATGGCTTTAATTTTTCGCTGGTATTTAGGTTTATCTTCCCGTTGGTCTAGCACCGGTGAAAAAGGTCGAGAAGTAGATTATCAAATTTGGTGCGGTCCCGCTATGGGTGGTTTTAACGACTGGGTGCGCGGCTCATATCTAGCAGAACCGCAAAATCGTCATGTTGTTGATGTTGCTCATCACATAATGTTGGGAACAGCATTCTTATATCGCATTCAAAACTTGAAAGTTCAAAGTTTGCAAATCCCTAATAACTACAGTCAGTATCGCCCACTTCGTTCTACGTTGGAGATGTAA
- a CDS encoding polyketide synthase — protein MEKIAIIGLSCLFPDATNPEQFWQNLSEEKDSTSDISVADLGLDPGIFYDSHKGTPEKFYFFKGGFIRNFDFNPSEYNLPMEFVQSLDNTFKWSLYAAKQAIVNSSYWGNESALSQCGLILGTLALPTKVSNQLFAPIYQQTIEPAIGELLQEKDFHLAGVPTAAKASPYNAMVSGLPAAIISRAFALSGTHFCIDAACSSSFYAIKLASHYLQSGKADLMLAGAISCSDPLFVRMLFSGIQGYPENGISRPLDKSSRGLITSEGIGMVMLKRYSDAVRDGDKILATICGNGLSNDGKGKHLLSPNAQGQTLAYQRAFTEAKLNPKTIDYLECHATGTLLGDTTESNSVQGFFGENQAVPLVGSAKANVGHLLVAAGMVGITKTILSMSHNVIPATINVSQPMGSDNNVVSPQNIVRTATSWPSKGSKHVALSAFGFGGNNSHLILEQGEVSK, from the coding sequence GTGGAAAAAATAGCCATCATTGGATTATCATGCCTCTTTCCAGATGCTACAAATCCTGAACAATTTTGGCAGAATCTCAGCGAAGAAAAAGACTCAACTTCTGATATTAGTGTTGCCGATTTAGGTTTAGACCCTGGCATATTCTACGATTCTCACAAAGGTACACCGGAAAAATTTTACTTTTTTAAAGGTGGATTTATCCGTAACTTTGACTTTAATCCTAGCGAGTACAATTTACCTATGGAATTTGTACAAAGCCTGGACAATACTTTTAAATGGTCACTGTATGCAGCTAAACAAGCAATTGTTAACAGTAGCTATTGGGGAAATGAATCTGCACTCTCTCAATGCGGCCTAATTTTAGGAACTCTCGCTTTACCAACCAAAGTATCTAATCAATTGTTTGCTCCCATTTATCAGCAAACGATTGAACCTGCTATTGGTGAACTTTTACAGGAAAAAGATTTCCATTTAGCAGGTGTACCCACCGCAGCCAAAGCATCACCATATAATGCAATGGTTTCCGGTTTACCTGCTGCCATAATTTCCCGTGCATTTGCTCTTTCTGGAACTCATTTCTGTATAGATGCTGCCTGTTCATCATCATTTTATGCCATTAAATTAGCATCCCATTATCTGCAATCCGGCAAAGCAGATTTGATGTTAGCTGGTGCTATTAGTTGCTCAGATCCGTTGTTTGTCAGAATGTTATTTTCGGGTATTCAAGGATATCCAGAAAATGGCATTAGTCGTCCTCTAGACAAGTCATCACGTGGGTTAATTACCTCCGAAGGAATAGGAATGGTAATGCTCAAAAGATACAGTGATGCTGTGCGAGATGGAGACAAAATTTTAGCAACAATCTGCGGTAATGGTCTATCTAATGATGGTAAAGGGAAGCACCTCCTCAGTCCTAATGCTCAAGGACAAACTCTGGCATACCAAAGAGCTTTTACTGAGGCTAAACTTAACCCCAAAACCATTGATTATTTAGAGTGTCACGCTACCGGTACTCTATTAGGAGATACCACTGAATCTAACTCTGTCCAAGGCTTTTTTGGTGAAAATCAAGCAGTGCCTTTGGTGGGTTCAGCTAAAGCAAATGTCGGTCATTTACTTGTTGCTGCTGGCATGGTGGGGATAACGAAAACGATTTTAAGTATGTCTCATAATGTTATCCCAGCCACTATTAATGTCAGCCAACCTATGGGTTCTGATAATAATGTTGTTTCGCCTCAAAACATTGTCAGAACCGCCACATCTTGGCCGAGTAAAGGAAGTAAGCACGTAGCTTTAAGCGCATTTGGATTTGGTGGAAATAACTCTCATTTAATTCTGGAACAGGGGGAAGTCAGCAAATGA
- a CDS encoding SDR family NAD(P)-dependent oxidoreductase, whose protein sequence is MTAILQVNRSSVFVVSGGAKGITAQCTIKLAQNQPCTFILLGRSEITTEPEYTRDFLEDAALKKRIMENLISQGEKPTPMMVQKIFNEINSSREIKKTLVAIEEAGAKAEYISVDVTDTMALQDKLNNTAQKFGQVTGIIHGAGNLADKLIEKKTSEDFEKVYTPKVQGLQNLLNCINPQQLQHLVLFSSVTGFYGNIGQSDYAIANEILNKSAHKIKQNYPQCHVVAINWGAWDSGMVTPQLKKAFAERGIGIIPVGTGTQMLVNELHPAYQNNSQVVIGSPMKLPPIPLGSELRSYRIKRRMTLAENPFLHDHTIAGSPVLPATCAKSWMVNGCEEIYPGYRYFSCQDFKVLKGITFNSTLAHEHILEIQEVSKSDGEFVEFQTKILSKTPEGRTHYHFSSLIKLVKNMPEAPIYQSMDLREDNIVTTTGKGFYQNGDLSLFHGPAFQEISRILNISPEKLTAECCWQEITAQQQGQFPVKWHNPYIIDVSTQTLWLWLNHFYQEVCLPGQLTYCEQYLAVPFNIPFYVSCEMIAKTDTGATVNFIIHSRERKIYSRILGAKAVIWPMKMLNKK, encoded by the coding sequence ATGACAGCAATACTTCAAGTTAATCGATCATCTGTCTTCGTTGTCAGTGGTGGAGCAAAGGGAATCACTGCTCAATGCACCATTAAATTAGCACAAAACCAACCTTGTACGTTTATTCTTTTGGGTCGTTCGGAAATTACCACAGAACCCGAATATACTCGTGATTTCTTAGAAGATGCAGCTTTAAAAAAACGCATCATGGAAAATTTGATTTCTCAAGGTGAGAAGCCAACACCCATGATGGTACAAAAGATATTTAATGAAATTAATTCCAGCCGAGAAATTAAGAAGACATTAGTAGCAATTGAAGAAGCAGGTGCAAAAGCTGAATATATCAGCGTTGATGTCACTGATACAATGGCTTTGCAAGACAAACTCAACAATACTGCTCAAAAGTTTGGTCAAGTTACAGGCATTATTCACGGTGCTGGTAACTTAGCTGATAAGTTAATTGAAAAGAAAACATCAGAGGATTTTGAGAAGGTTTACACTCCCAAGGTCCAAGGATTACAAAACTTACTTAACTGTATTAATCCTCAGCAATTACAGCATTTAGTTTTGTTTTCTTCTGTAACAGGTTTTTATGGGAATATTGGTCAAAGTGATTATGCGATCGCTAACGAAATTCTCAACAAATCCGCCCACAAAATTAAGCAAAATTATCCTCAATGTCATGTAGTGGCAATTAACTGGGGTGCTTGGGATAGTGGCATGGTGACACCACAATTAAAAAAAGCATTTGCAGAAAGAGGAATTGGTATTATTCCTGTAGGAACTGGCACGCAAATGTTAGTTAATGAACTGCATCCAGCCTATCAAAATAATAGCCAAGTTGTGATTGGTAGTCCCATGAAACTACCACCTATTCCTTTAGGTTCGGAACTCCGCAGCTATCGTATTAAACGGCGCATGACATTAGCAGAAAATCCATTTTTGCATGATCATACAATTGCGGGTTCACCAGTATTACCAGCCACCTGTGCTAAATCATGGATGGTGAATGGTTGTGAAGAAATTTATCCTGGCTATAGATATTTCAGTTGCCAAGACTTCAAAGTTTTGAAGGGAATTACCTTCAATTCAACCCTAGCTCATGAACATATTCTAGAAATACAAGAAGTTTCTAAAAGCGATGGTGAATTTGTTGAGTTTCAGACCAAAATATTGAGTAAAACACCTGAAGGCAGGACTCATTATCATTTCAGTTCTCTGATTAAACTGGTAAAAAATATGCCAGAAGCACCCATTTATCAATCAATGGATCTCAGAGAAGATAATATTGTCACCACCACAGGTAAAGGATTTTATCAAAATGGCGATTTATCCTTATTTCATGGACCAGCTTTCCAGGAAATTAGCAGAATTTTAAACATTAGCCCAGAGAAACTTACAGCCGAATGTTGTTGGCAAGAAATTACAGCCCAACAACAAGGACAGTTTCCCGTCAAATGGCACAATCCTTACATAATTGATGTGAGTACCCAAACCCTATGGTTATGGTTAAATCACTTCTATCAAGAAGTTTGTTTACCAGGACAATTAACATACTGTGAACAATATTTAGCCGTACCATTCAACATACCATTTTATGTTTCCTGTGAAATGATAGCTAAAACCGACACTGGTGCAACCGTCAACTTCATTATCCACAGTCGTGAAAGAAAAATATATTCACGTATCTTAGGAGCAAAAGCCGTCATTTGGCCAATGAAAATGTTAAATAAGAAGTAA